A region from the Ictalurus punctatus breed USDA103 chromosome 25, Coco_2.0, whole genome shotgun sequence genome encodes:
- the LOC128629151 gene encoding uncharacterized protein LOC128629151 → MITLFVALYSLFSLCTAVKTSDIKELHVKTVKRGENVTMECSMSKVTNKNNLAWYRQSFGKLPQHFVRYYGTNSSTFVDGFKDSRFRMTVNDQKFDLNIIGTREDDGGDYFCGEVEVTALKFTSGTRLQFEGEEMKHCPTPGTVNINTDSVTGQDSNSSHGEGSSCPDQMHVLVWLSIFRVGVLAFMLLIFPIILIVFKLRSN, encoded by the exons ATGATCACACTCTTTGTCGCGCtttactctcttttttctctctgcacagCTG TAAAAACTTCTGACATCAAGGAGCTTCATGTGAAAACAGTAAAGCGTGGAGAAAATGTAACTATGGAGTGTAGCATGAGCAAggtcacaaacaaaaataatttagcTTGGTACAGACAGAGTTTTGGAAAATTGCCTCAGCATTTTGTAAGATATTACGGGACTAATAGCTCCACATTTGTTGATGGATTTAAAGATAGCCGCTTCAGAATGACTGTAAATGACCAGAAGTTTGATCTCAACATTATCGGAACGAGAGAAGATGATGGAGGAGACTATTTCTGTGGAGAAGTGGAGGTAACTGCACTAAAGTTCACATCTGGAACACGTCTGCAATTTGAAG GTGAAGAGATGAAACACTGTCCTACACCTGGAACGGTTAACATCAACACAGATTCTGTTACAGGGCAGGATTCAAATTCCAGCCATGGAGAAG GTTCCAGTTGTCCTGATCAGATGCATGTGCTGGTCTGGCTCTCCATTTTTAGAGTTGGAGTTCTTGCCTTCATGCTTCTTATCTTTCCAATAATCCTGATTGTTTTCAAATTAAGATCAAATTAG
- the LOC124626047 gene encoding uncharacterized protein LOC124626047 has translation MITLFVALYSLFSLCTAVKTSDIKELHVKTVKRGENVTMECSMSKVEKNVLLYKYSFGKVPQYFVRRYGQSYTVVDEFKDSRFSITENYQKFYLSIIGTREDDAGDYFCGEVEVTALKFTSGTRLQFEGEEMKHCPTPGTVNINTDSVTRSNEGSKCSDGEGDTFWIIVLTTSIIISVIVIVFLLGVLYKNQRKGASSRNHQTPTNQADDEDVLNYAAVSFAKKPSSSRTSRDKSHEDVYAQVKIK, from the exons ATGATCACACTCTTTGTCGCGCtttactctcttttttctctctgcacagCTG TAAAAACTTCTGACATCAAGGAGCTTCATGTGAAAACAGTAAAGCGTGGAGAAAATGTAACTATGGAGTGTAGCATGAGCAAGGTcgaaaaaaatgtacttttgtacaaataCAGTTTTGGAAAAGTGCCTCAGTATTTTGTAAGACGTTACGGGCAAAGTTACACAGTTGTTGATGAATTTAAAGATAGCCGCTTCAGTATTACTGAAAATTACCAAAAGTTTTATCTCAGTATTATCGGAACGAGAGAAGATGATGCAGGAGACTATTTCTGTGGAGAAGTGGAGGTAACTGCACTAAAGTTCACATCTGGAACACGTCTGCAATTTGAAG GTGAAGAGATGAAACACTGTCCTACACCTGGAACGGTTAACATCAACACAGATTCTGTTACACGGTCCAATGAGGGTTCAAAGTGCAGTGATGGAGAAG GAGACaccttttggattattgtcttaaCGACCTCCATTATAATATCTGTTATTGTAATCGTGTTTCTGCTTGgagttttatataaaaatcagagaaaag GTGCTTCATCAAGAAACCATCAAACTCCCACCAATCAG GCTGATGATGAAGATGTCTTGAACTATGCAGCTGTGAGTTTTGCTAAGAAACCTTCATCCTCCAGAACATCCAGAGACAAGAGCCATGAAGACGTTTATGcacaagttaaaataaaatag